Genomic window (Rossellomorea aquimaris):
AATTTCATTATCGCATATAATCATATTAAACTGAAAGCCTTTTCAAGACAATCATTTTTTTGGAGGTGACTATGACGGAATTTCAAGTATTAAAACACATCAAAAGTCAGATGGAGAACTACACCCCGTCTGAAATAGCGGTTGCTCAATATGTGTTGGAGTTTCCTGAGAAAGTAATGGAAATGACGACAAAGCAACTCTCACAATCATGCGGCAGCAGTGAAGCAGCCATCATCAGGTTCTGCAAGCGAATCGGAATCAATAGTTTCAGCGGTTTGAAGATCGAATTGGCCAAAAGCTCGAATATTGAAGAAACAAAGAGTCATGACATCAATACACTCCTGCACTTTGAAGACAATCTTGAAACCGTATTCAACAAAGTACTGGTGAACACCTATCAAGCGATCAAGAACACGGAAAAGCTTTTTTCCATAGATGAACTGGATCGGGCTGTGAACGCGTTCCATAAAGCTGAACGGGTATACCTGTATGGAGTAGGCGGTTCAGCTGTAGTAGCGGAAGACTTTACGCAAAAGCTATTACGACTGAACTATCTGGCATTTCAAGCGAGTGATATCCATGTGCAAATGATGATGGCCGCCAATTTAACCGAAAGAGACGT
Coding sequences:
- a CDS encoding MurR/RpiR family transcriptional regulator, whose translation is MTEFQVLKHIKSQMENYTPSEIAVAQYVLEFPEKVMEMTTKQLSQSCGSSEAAIIRFCKRIGINSFSGLKIELAKSSNIEETKSHDINTLLHFEDNLETVFNKVLVNTYQAIKNTEKLFSIDELDRAVNAFHKAERVYLYGVGGSAVVAEDFTQKLLRLNYLAFQASDIHVQMMMAANLTERDVLFVVSTSGQTKEILKLMNVAQEKGATIVLLTQHGKSPARKLADIVLTISEEEHNIRIGTMTARIAQLVVIDALFVALCMKKGHGVYEQIIHTHEVVQRMKEEEE